The Pseudomonadota bacterium genome includes a region encoding these proteins:
- a CDS encoding serine hydrolase domain-containing protein: MSARASSVLRRFQLHLALLLTCGCPLVVAGQAVPEGLLARLDAVRQEEQVPAMGLALVSTRQALHVGAYGVRDLESMVSVDEDTVFRVGSITKTFTSLGALVLQERGLLRLDDLVTKHLDNPPFDNPWADEAPVRIAHLLEHTAGLQDMIPDEWAVTEPMSLDQALAFRPASRRLHWPPGTHSSYSNSGAGVAAKVFEEVTGQAFEPFLRAALFTPLGLDTATLTPTPRTLAHLAQGYDRDGRTPMAYWHMLYPAFGALNLTPRDMVPLLQLLLGEGEIEGERLLARESIARLESPRTTLAAKAGLTTWGYGLGNYTWARKGVIWHGHGGDADGYLAHYGYSRELDRGYFLVITAFRKSSLKRLRRVIEDALAEEAASLAPTPPPIAALTPSELDAYVGEYRSATTRFAGSSGKRMVIEREGGRLLTRIGDGPPRPLLPVGDHTFRRPWEPAATSAFVRDREGTLYLQGDMGNLQRVTP; encoded by the coding sequence GTGAGTGCGAGGGCGTCCTCGGTCCTGCGTAGGTTCCAGCTTCACCTAGCGCTCCTATTGACTTGCGGCTGCCCGCTCGTCGTTGCGGGGCAGGCCGTCCCGGAAGGTCTACTCGCCCGCCTCGACGCCGTGCGCCAGGAAGAGCAGGTGCCGGCCATGGGCTTGGCCCTGGTGAGCACGCGGCAGGCGTTGCACGTGGGTGCCTACGGCGTGCGGGACCTGGAGTCCATGGTGTCGGTTGACGAGGACACGGTGTTTCGGGTCGGCTCGATCACCAAGACCTTCACCTCCCTCGGCGCGCTGGTCCTTCAGGAGCGCGGCTTGCTGCGCCTCGATGACCTCGTCACCAAGCACCTCGACAACCCACCCTTCGACAACCCCTGGGCCGACGAGGCGCCCGTGCGCATCGCCCACCTGCTCGAGCACACCGCGGGCCTGCAGGACATGATCCCCGACGAGTGGGCCGTGACCGAGCCGATGAGCCTCGATCAGGCCCTCGCCTTCCGCCCCGCCTCGCGCCGCCTGCACTGGCCACCCGGCACCCACTCCTCGTACTCCAACTCCGGTGCGGGCGTGGCGGCGAAGGTATTCGAGGAGGTCACCGGGCAGGCCTTCGAGCCCTTCCTGCGGGCAGCACTGTTCACCCCCCTTGGGCTCGACACAGCGACCCTGACCCCCACGCCGCGCACGCTCGCGCATCTGGCCCAGGGCTACGACCGCGACGGCCGCACGCCCATGGCCTACTGGCACATGCTGTATCCCGCCTTCGGCGCCTTGAACCTGACGCCGCGCGACATGGTGCCCCTGCTGCAACTCCTGCTGGGGGAGGGCGAGATCGAGGGTGAGCGCCTGCTGGCGCGCGAGTCCATCGCTCGCCTTGAATCCCCGCGCACCACCTTGGCGGCGAAGGCCGGTCTCACCACCTGGGGCTACGGCCTCGGCAACTACACCTGGGCGCGCAAGGGAGTGATCTGGCACGGCCACGGCGGCGACGCGGACGGCTACCTCGCCCACTACGGCTACAGTCGCGAACTCGACCGGGGCTACTTCCTGGTCATCACCGCCTTTCGCAAGTCCTCCCTCAAGCGCCTGCGGCGGGTGATCGAAGACGCGCTGGCCGAGGAGGCCGCCTCGCTCGCGCCGACGCCACCCCCCATCGCCGCCCTGACGCCGAGCGAACTCGACGCGTACGTCGGCGAGTACCGCTCGGCCACCACCCGCTTCGCTGGCTCGTCGGGTAAGCGCATGGTGATCGAGCGCGAGGGCGGGCGTCTTCTGACCCGCATCGGCGACGGTCCGCCACGCCCCCTCCTGCCGGTGGGCGATCATACGTTTCGCCGCCCCTGGGAGCCGGCCGCGACGAGCGCATTCGTGCGCGATCGCGAGGGCACCCTCTACCTGCAAGGGGACATGGGTAACCTCCAGCGTGTGACGCCCTAA
- a CDS encoding FAD:protein FMN transferase gives MSDLSRRLTAGALTLACLMVAGAAHANWHSRSEGIMGTNIAVQLWHEDEALAEEGLDAVIGEMYRINALMSTWQEETQLSAVNRDAADHPVSVSRELFGLVGRALEFSALTHGAFDITYASVGYLYDYREGIKPEAQAVEQALKAVDYRFVKMDSQTHSISFEREGVRIDLGGIAKGYAVERGIALLRERGIEHAIVTAGGDSRILGDRRGRPWTVGIRNPRTEGAVVTRIPLVDEAISTSGDYERFFEVDGVRHHHILRPGTGESPREVMSVTIIGPDATTTDALSTGVFVLGVADGLALIDSLGPYETVIIDAEGTTHYSSGLVSPATSGGTRR, from the coding sequence ATGTCCGACCTTTCCCGACGCCTCACCGCAGGTGCACTCACCCTCGCTTGCCTGATGGTGGCTGGCGCTGCCCACGCGAACTGGCATTCGCGCAGCGAGGGGATCATGGGCACCAACATCGCGGTTCAGCTTTGGCACGAAGACGAAGCACTGGCTGAGGAGGGGCTCGATGCGGTGATCGGGGAGATGTACCGGATCAACGCGCTGATGAGCACCTGGCAGGAGGAGACGCAGCTGTCCGCGGTGAATCGCGACGCTGCCGATCATCCGGTGAGTGTCTCGCGTGAGCTGTTCGGCCTCGTCGGTCGCGCCCTCGAGTTCTCCGCGTTGACCCACGGCGCCTTCGACATCACCTACGCGAGCGTGGGTTACCTCTACGACTACCGCGAGGGCATCAAGCCCGAAGCGCAGGCGGTGGAGCAGGCCCTGAAGGCGGTCGACTACCGCTTCGTGAAGATGGACTCGCAAACCCACAGCATCTCCTTCGAGCGCGAAGGCGTGCGCATCGATCTCGGCGGCATCGCGAAGGGCTACGCCGTGGAGCGCGGCATCGCCCTGCTGCGTGAGCGCGGCATCGAACACGCGATCGTCACCGCCGGCGGCGACAGCCGCATCCTCGGCGATCGGCGCGGGCGACCGTGGACCGTGGGGATTCGTAACCCGCGCACGGAGGGTGCGGTGGTCACCCGCATTCCCCTGGTGGACGAGGCGATCTCCACCTCTGGCGACTACGAACGGTTCTTCGAGGTAGACGGTGTCCGCCACCACCACATTTTGAGGCCTGGCACGGGGGAGTCGCCGCGCGAGGTGATGAGCGTGACCATCATCGGTCCCGACGCCACCACCACCGATGCCCTGTCGACCGGCGTCTTCGTGCTCGGGGTGGCGGACGGCCTCGCCTTGATCGACTCCCTGGGGCCCTACGAGACGGTGATCATCGATGCCGAGGGCACGACGCACTATTCGAGCGGCCTGGTCTCGCCTGCCACGAGCGGTGGCACGCGGCGGTGA
- a CDS encoding RNA polymerase sigma factor → MLRREEELPVAEATDEGRAPLALDDVLREHGPMLARIAATYEADPMRREELVQEIVLAIWRSLQRFEGRSSVRTFIARIAHNRGVSHVGREVRRPQTFDHDEGVAHAVAGPSLDPAQQVHAEQTYDRLVAAVARLPLGPRQVISLALEGFDNGEIADALGISVNNVGVRLNRARRVLREELGA, encoded by the coding sequence ATGCTTCGGCGCGAGGAGGAGCTTCCCGTTGCCGAGGCGACCGACGAGGGTAGGGCGCCCCTCGCCCTTGACGATGTGTTGCGCGAGCACGGGCCGATGCTGGCGCGCATCGCGGCCACCTACGAGGCCGATCCCATGCGCCGGGAGGAACTGGTGCAGGAGATCGTGCTGGCCATATGGCGATCTTTGCAGCGCTTCGAGGGGCGCTCGAGCGTGCGCACCTTCATCGCGCGCATCGCCCATAATCGCGGGGTGAGCCACGTGGGGCGCGAGGTCCGTCGGCCGCAGACCTTCGATCATGACGAGGGCGTCGCGCACGCCGTCGCCGGGCCCAGCCTGGATCCCGCGCAACAGGTGCACGCGGAGCAGACCTACGACCGGCTGGTGGCGGCCGTCGCCCGACTCCCCCTGGGGCCCCGGCAGGTGATCTCCCTCGCCCTGGAGGGCTTTGACAACGGTGAGATCGCCGACGCCTTGGGGATCTCGGTCAACAACGTGGGCGTGCGCCTGAATCGGGCGCGGCGCGTCCTTCGAGAGGAGTTGGGGGCATGA